The following coding sequences are from one Theropithecus gelada isolate Dixy unplaced genomic scaffold, Tgel_1.0 HiC_scaffold_16214, whole genome shotgun sequence window:
- the LOC112617413 gene encoding putative oncomodulin-2 encodes MSITDVLSADDIAAALQECQDPDTFEPQKFFQTSGLSKMSASQVKDVFRFIDNDQSGYLDEEELKFFLQKFESGARELTESETKSLMAAADNDGDGKIGAEEFQEMVHS; translated from the exons ATGAGCATCACGGACGTGCTCAGTGCTGACGACATTGCAGCAGCCCTCCAGGAATGCCAAG ACCCAGACACTTTTGAACCCCAAAAATTCTTCCAGACGTCAGGCCTCTCCAAGATGTCAGCCAGTCAGGTGAAGGACGTTTTCCGGTTCATAGACAACGACCAGAGCGGGTACCTGGATGAAGAGGAGCTTAA GTTTTTCCTCCAGAAGTTTGAGAGTGGTGCCAGAGAACTGACCGAGTCAGAAACCAAGTCCTTGATGGCTGCTGCGGATAATGATGGAGATGGAAAAATTGGAGCAGAGG AATTCCAGGAAATGGTGCACTCTTAA